Proteins from a single region of Deltaproteobacteria bacterium:
- a CDS encoding type II toxin-antitoxin system VapB family antitoxin, with the protein MARTNVDIDDEACAEVMRRYRLRSKREAVNFALRALAAEPLSVEEARRLRGAGWEGDLDEMRTRPS; encoded by the coding sequence ATGGCACGCACCAATGTGGACATCGATGATGAAGCATGCGCGGAAGTGATGCGCCGCTACCGTCTCCGTAGCAAGCGCGAAGCGGTGAACTTCGCCCTTCGAGCCCTTGCCGCCGAGCCCTTGAGTGTCGAGGAGGCTCGGCGCCTTCGGGGGGCGGGATGGGAGGGAGACTTGGACGAGATGCGGACCCGCCCCTCGTGA